CGCCCCCGCCGGTGAGCGCGTGTGCGCCAATCCGAACCAGGGCGGGATGGGGTCGGTCGATGAGCTTGAGCTCGTATCGGTGAACGAGTGGGCGCTGCTCGATTACAACTTCCGCGACGCGCCGAGCTTCCTGGATCGCGTGGTAGTGGAGGATGTGCACGTCTGCCACACCATCGCCGAAGAACTTTTCCTCTCGACGCTCCCAGCGGCCCCGCCCGCTCCGCCCTGCAACCCGCCGGTGGCGGCGGCCCCGACACCGGCCAGCGCTCCCGCCTGCCAGGCGGGCGGAGCGTTCTTCGACATCAACCCGACCGGCGCCGGGCCATTCCACGTGCAGTGGCGGCGCTTCGACGCTGCTTCAAACGCCTGGGTTGACCTTGACAATGGCACGCTGGCAAACGGGAGCCAGATCAGCGGCGTGCACGGGCCGCGCTTGTTGTTCGAGAACGCCAAACAGGCCGACTTCGGGACGCCAACGGTGCGCCTCGCGTACCACCTGACCGACGCGTGCTCGCAGGCGACGCAGAGCGGCGAGGCGACGCTCACGTTCCCGCAGGTGCAGGTGAGCGCGGCCTCCCCGACCGCTGTCGCGTCCTGCCCGGGAGCGAGCGCAAGCTTCAGTGTGAGCTTGGATCCTCCCGGGACCTACGACTTGAGGTGGCTGTGCTCAGGATTCCCGACGCTCGTGGACGGCGTGCTGCCGCACGGCACGGTCGTGTCAGGGTCGCGCGGCAGCACGCTGACGCTCTCGAACGTCAGCCCGGAGGACTTCCCCAATGGCGTGCACACGCTGTCCTGCTCCGTCGACGACTCGTGCACGCAGGGCTTGAGCGTGCAGTTTGCGTTCTCGCCCACGGGCGCACTGGTCGCCAGTCAGAGCGATCACGTCAACCTGCCGTGCAGCGGCGGCGATGCCACGCTTTCCGTCACTGCCGTGGGCCCAGGCCCAATCCAGTACCGCTGGCACCGGGACGGTCAGCCGCTGAGCAACGGGGGTCGCATCGCGGGAGCTCAGTCCGCCACGCTGACACTAACACCGGCGATACCCGTCGACGCGGGTTTCTACACGTGCGAAGTGATCACCGGTTGCGGCGAGGCCGCGTCGGGGCCCATCCATCTGCGGGCCGGCACGCCCGTGGCCTGGCCGTCGCCCAGCGGCTTCGCGTGCCCCGGACAGACGGGCGTGCTCCGCGCCGATGTCGCCTCCATCCAGCCGTGCACCTTCCAGTGGATGCGCAACGGCGCGAGCCTTGCAGAGGGCGGCCACTTCACGGGCACGCAGACCGGCATGCTCACCATCAACGGCGTCCAGGAGGCCGACTACGGAGACTACGAGCTGAACGTCGAGAACCGCTGCGGCACGGCGATCATCCCAGCTTCGTTCACCATGCCACCGCCGATCATGATCGTGCAGCAACCCCAGTGGCAGCGCGGGTGCGCCAACTCCGAGGTCAACCTGTCGGTCCGGTACGACTTCCCCGAACCGGTTTTCATCTGGTGGGAGCGCGAGCAGCCATGGGGCGGCTGGTGGGTGCTCTACAACAGCGACATCATCGAGGGCAACCGCTGGTGCGGCCGCTCGAGCGGCGTGAACACCGAGAACCTGCGGATTCAGTGGCGGGATCAGGCCGGCTGCGAGACCCGGTTCCGCGTCCGCGTGGGTCTCTACACCAACTGCACCGAGATGTACTCCGAGCCCGTGTGGGTCGACCGCCTCGCCCCCTCCGACTTCAACGGCGACGGCGACATCGGCACCGACGCCGACATCGAGGCGTTCTTCGCCTGCCTGGGCGGCAACTGCTGCCCTGCGTGCGGGAGCGTGGACTACAACAACGACGGCGACATCGGCACCGACGCGGACATCGAGTCGTTCTTCCGGGTGCTTGGCGGAGGGCCGTGCTGACAGGCTCGCGGGAGCGGGCTTGTTCGCGCTCGGTGCGCCGAGACCGGACGCCTCACGCCGATTTGACGACAGTCCTATGTCCATGAAAGGTCCTTTCAGGTAGCTTCGTCTGCACGAAAGGGACCTGATGCGTTGGATCGCCCGCAGGAGATTCGCCGCGGCTTTCGCGCTCGTTGCAGGTGCGCACACATCCGTCGCGCAGACCATCACCGCCGTTGACACGCCGCACCCGTGGCAGTTCGCCTCCGCGCCGCACGTGAGCGGGGACGGGGAGCATGTTGTCGGCACCCTCCTCGACTTCAGCGCCGGCGAGCACCGCGCGTTCCGCATGCGCGTGGGCGGACCGATGACGGTCATCGCCCCGCCGGCGCCGTACCTCTCGCATGTGTGCCTCGGCGTGAACCAGTTGGGAGACCGCGTGCTGCTGACGGCCGACAACGGCGCGGGTCCGACCTACATCTGGCGTACCGACGGGACGCTGACGCACCCCTTCGGGAACAGCACAGACAACCTGATGCGCGGCATCAGTGCCGATGGGCGCGTGCTGCTGGGCGGGAACATCACGGGCACGTTCACGTGGACCGCCGACACCGGCTACACCTATCTCACCCCGGCGTTCAACCGGCGGGCGCGCCCCAATGCGCTCAGCTCGGACGGGAGCATCGCTGTGGGCGACTGCCCGCGCACCTTCCCCGTGGGGGATCCGCCGGTGAACGCGAGCGAGGTGAGCGCCTGCCTGTGGCTCGACGGCGCCGTGACCCTCCTGCACACGCCAGACTCGACCGCTTTCGGCGTCAACAGCGACGGCACGGCGATCGTCGGTGAGGTGCGCCAGGGCGGAGCCCCTCCAATCGCGTACCGCTGGGGCGCTTCGAGCGGGGCCATCGCGTTCCCGCAGGGGCCGCAGGGGTCCGTGGCCGACCGTGTGAGCGGCGACGGCAGCGTGATCACCGGCTCGGGCCTGCGCACCACCCCCGGGGGCATTCCTTATAACGGGCCGTGGATCTGGACGGAGCAGAGCGGGACGATGCCCTTTGAGGAGTACCTCTCAGCCCGCGGCGTGACACTCGGAGGCTGGGTGCTGAGCACCGTGCAATCGATCTCGATGGATGGGCTGGTCTTCGCCGGCACCGGCGCCCTTGACGGATTTGACCGTGTGTACGTCGTGGACCTGCGACCCCCCGTTCCGCCGATCGTGATCACCACCCAGCCCGCTTGGCGGCGTACGTGCAACAACACGTCCGCGACGCTCACGATCAGAACCTCCGCGCCGCCCGCAGCGGTCCTCTGGCAGCTGGCCGACCCTGCCGACCTCTCAAGCTGGATGGACCTCTCTGACGGCCCGCTGGGGGCGGCGTGCGCGACCGTTTCTGGTGCTAACACCCTCACACTTCAAGTGGTGTGGGATCAGGACGGGAACTGCCCGCCTCAGCGCACCTTCCGCGCCCGGGCCAGCAACGCCGCGGGCGTCGCGAACTACAGCGATCCGGTGACCGTCGACTCGCTGCAGCCGCACGACTTCAACGGAGACGGCGACATCGGCACCGACGCCGACATCGAGGCGTTCTTCGCGTGCCTGGGCGGCGACTGCTGCCCCACCTGCGGGAGCATCGACTACAACAACGACGGCGACATCGGAACCGACGCGGACATCGAGTCGTTCTTCAGGGTGCTTGGCGGAGGGCCCTGCTGACAGGTCGTGGGATGATGCTCAGCCGCCGCGGACCTTTTTGATCACCCCCGCAATGGCCGCTACGACTACGCCGATCAGGGCGAACGCGACGATCCGGCCTGTCGCGTACCCCAGCCGCTCGGCCTTGTCGACCTCGGATCCGCCGCCGGGCGTGAACTGCTTGTCGGGCGCGAAACGGAAGGTCGCGAGCATCTCATCGAACTTGGGCTGGTCGGCCCCCAGTTGCCCGGCGGACGAGTAGCAGTTGAACTGCACGATCTTGTCGGCGCCCAGGTAGCCGTACGTGGCACATTCGAGCGACAGCCCGTTGGTGCTGATCGTGCCGGTGCGGACGAACCGGGCGTGCGATGGCTCAACCCTGATGGGGTCGAAGTGGAAGTTGCCCGCCATCCGCCGCTTGACCCGCTCCTCGGCCTCGCGGGCAAGCTCCGAGTTGGCCGCGCGTTGGATGTTCTCGTAGCTCATGCCCTTGAAGTGGTTGTCCTGCAGTTGCACGAGGATGTACGGCGTGCCGATGCCCGAGGGCGAGCGCGAGAAGCCGGCGACGTACTTGAAGCCGCTGCTGCCCACGGCGCCCTGGGCCGCGGCGTTCATGTCGGCGACCTGATCGAAAGGAATCAGGTGCCAGCCCTCGGGCGCCGTAAACGACCACGAGCGGGTCTCGGAGGCGTACTCCTGCTGGGCCACAGCGCCGCTGGTAAGGCTAACCACGAGAGCAAGACAGAGACACGCAATCAGGCGCATACCGCCCCCCTTTCTTTGCACACAGACTACCCGCACGCAGCACACCTTGTCCGGGACCTCCGACGCCGTCAGTCGCGGAAGATCAGCTTGATGATCCCCGCGGCGATGATCGCTCCGAGAAGGCCCAGTCCACCAAAGCCGAAACGCCGGTACCGCCATCCGCCGCTGCTGCTCGAACTGCTCCTCGACTGCGACTTGTACGGCTCGTCCGAGTAGCCCTCGAAGGGCCCGCCCGCGCTGGAGGATGCGGGCACCAGCTTCGCCTCGGGGCTGAACGAGAACGTGTTCACGAACTCGTCGAACGACGCCTCGGCGCGGCTGCCGCTGCTCACCAGGTCCGCACACTCAAACCGCACGATCTGGTTCTTGCCCAGGTAGGCGTAGATGCGGATGTTGACCGGCTCGCCCTTGTCGTTGTTCTTCTCGACGCTGGTGAAGGCCCGCATGCGGCTGGGGTCCAGCGTCGCCGGGCGGTTCAGGCCTGCGTCGATCATGAACAGCTTGCGGGCCTCGTCCAGGTCCGATGTCGGCGCGCCGTCGCTCAGCCCCGCGTCCAGGTCCTCCAGCGTGAGGCCGCTCATGTCCACGTTCGCGGTGGTGATCAGCACGCGCGGGTAGGCCATCGTGTTCATCGCGCCCCTGGTGAAGCCGATGAGGTACTTGGTGGGCGAGTTGGGGTACTGCTCGCGGAGCTTGGCGGTCTGGGCCCTCACGGCCTCGCTGCCGATCATGTTCCAGCCGTCGGGGGCCGTGAACTTCCAGGTCTTGCTCTCGGATGCGAACTCCTGCTGGGCGTGCGCACGCGCGACGCCAAGCAGCAAGGCGAGACACAGCAGAATGCGGACGGCTGCCTGCATGGAGCACCCCCGATGCACGCCCGAACGGGCGGCTGACAGGTGCGCAGGCTACAGGGTGCCGCATGCTCATGCAACGGGATTTCGGATGACCTCTGTCTAGATTCGCGCGAAGAGGACACTGGCATCTGCGGCGGGGTGAAACTCGCAGCCGCCGGCCACGGCCGCGGGGATAAGCAGCGTGTCACCGGCGTTGACCGATTGCGGCTGCCCACCGCCCGGCAAGGCGAGCCGTCCCGTGCCGCGGAGCACCATCAGAACCGTGCACCGTGCATCGCCCAGCCGCGCGGGCGTGCCGCCCTGTGGCTGCCACACCTCGAAAAACTCAGTTCTGAGCACCTCGCCCGCGTTCATCTGCACCGGCGTGGGCGCCGGGCCGAAGTCGATGCACGCGAGGCTCTGCTCGATGTGCAGCTCGCGCCCGGTTCGGCCCCAGTCGAACACGCGGAACGTCGTATCGCTGGGCGTCTGCACCTCCGCAACCAGCACGCCCGCGCCCAGCGCGTGCACCGTGCCGCTGGGCAGGTTGTGGCACTCCCCCACCACCGCCGGGACGCTCACCAGGTCATCCACGACGCTTCCGTCCCGGATGTGGCTCGCGAACGCCTCGCGGGTGACGCCTGGCTTCACGCCCTTGTAGATCACGCTCCCCGGCTCGGCGTCGAGGATGTACCAGCACTCGGTCTTGAGCTTCGCGCCCGCGTGCTTCGCGGCGTACGCGGGGCTGGGGTGCACCTGCACCGACAGGTTCTCGCGCGCGTCGAGGAACTTCACCAGCAGCGGGAACGAGCCGTCCATGAGGCGCGCCGGCCCCAGCAGCTGCTCACCCCACAACGCCACCACATCGTGCAGCGTCTTCCCCGCCAGCGGCCCGTTGCGGATCACCGACCGCACGCTCCCCCCGCCTGCGCCCGAGGCCGATGTGGCCGCGAGGTCGGCGACCTCCCAGCTCTCCCCAATCTTCTCGCCAGCCTTCACCTGCTTACCAAACCGCGCGAGCCGATCACCGCCCCACACCTTGGGCATTAGCACAGGCTCGAACAGCAGCGGGTAAGGCGCGGCATGGCTCACAAAGGTTCTCCTCAAAGCGGAAAGCGGAAACCGGAAGGCGGAACGTTTATCCGCCCTCCGATTTCCGCTTTCCGGTTTCCGACTTCCGCTTTCAGTACGCCCGCTGCTCCGTCGACAGGCCGCTGATGCGTGCATCGAAGCACACGCGGTCGCCCACGATGCCCTGCACGTCGGAGATGAACCGCTTGCGCTGCGCCTTCACCTCGCGGGCCAGCACGATCAGCTCGTCCCCGGGCACCACCGGCGAGCGGAACGCCGCGTTCTCGATTCGCAGGAACGCCACCAGCGTGGGCGTGGGCTTGCGGGTGATGAACAGGTAGCAGCCCAGCTGCGCCGCCGTCTCGATCATCAGCACGCCGGGGAACATGGGCTTGCCGGGAAAGTGCCCCGGCACCCAGAACTCGTCGTGCTTGATGCGCCGGCGGGCGACGCCCTGCGTCTTGTCCTCGTTGCACCAGATGACCTCGTCGAGCATGGTCATGACGCCGCGGTGCGGGATCCACTGCTCGATCTGTTCGCGCGTGGCGTGCACCGCGCTCAGGTCGATGGCGCTGACGTCAAACAGCAGCTTGGAGGGCGCTGACGTCTGCTCGCCAGAATCGCTCTCAGCTGGTCTTGTCAGGGACATTCCGCAACTCCAGGATCTTCTCGCGCACCATCTGGGCCGTGTTCTTCACATCCTGCATGGTCTGGCGCGCCCGGGTGCCCGCGGCCTTGTTGCCGCCCGCGGCCTTCTTGATGTCGTCCTCAGCCTCCAGCACCAGCTTCTTCAGCTTTTCATACTCTTCCATGGCGGTCCCTTTCCGGTGATGCTCCACAAGCTGGACTACTGACACACTGTCGCCCGAGATCGGCCCGCCTGCCACCCGAAACCGGCTGGCAGGCCTGCTGAACGATACGACACCGCCCGGCCCACTCTCCGGCATCCTACCCGAAACTGCTGCAATTCACCGGCTGGCCTGGGGCAGGAACCGCTCGATCACCTCGAGGGCCGCGTGTAAGTACTTGGGGTTTCCCTCTCTATCGACAAGCGCCGGGGCGCAGGCCGCCATTAGTACTCGGCGGACCACCGCCAGGTCGCCGTAGCTTTCATCCGTCGGCAACCCACGCTCTCGCCGGAACTTAGCGAGGCAAGACAACGGCTTCACCCCGTGCAGCAGCTCGGTATGCCCCCAGTACTGCCGCTCCAGGTACAGCGCGTCCTCGACCCAGTGGCCCGGGTGAACGAGCGCTAAGTCCACCAGCACGCAGCCGTTGCGCCCCTCCGGCCCCAGCCCGTCCGGCAGCCGGCGACGCAGCGCGTTGCCGGGGTGGAGGTCGCCGTGGCACCAGGCGTTCACGTTCCGCCCTTCCCACTTGGCGATCAGCGTGGGGAGGCACTTCTGCACCTTCTTGAGCACGTCGTTCCACTTTTGTGCATCGGCCAGGTGGCCCACCTTTGCCGCGGCCCGGGCGTGCTCGATGGTCACGTGCCAGGTGGGCGTGGGCGGGCGCGGGCCGAGGTTCTCGCACGCCATCGCGCACTTCTGGAAGTCCGCGGCCGCGGCGAGCAGATCGACCACCGCCTGCTCGGTGAAGTTCGTCGTCAGCGTCGGCCCGTGCAGGCGCTCGACAATGATCCAGCCCAGGTCGTACCCGTTGAGCTGCGTGCCCGAGGCAACCACGCGCGGCGTCGGCAGGCACAGCGCCCGCGCCTCGTTCCACTCGCCCTCGCCCACCCGCCCCAGGGCCGTGGTCCAGCGGTACTCAAGGGGGCCGACGGGGAGCTTCACCAGCACGCCGATGGTGGTGCCGTCCTCGAGGCGCCAGGTCGAGAAGCCGGTAGCCGCGCCGCCGCGCTGCCAGGGCGCGCTGAACCACTCGATGGGGCCGAGGCGGCCGTTGCACTGCTTGTGGAGGACCGGGTCAAGGGCGATGGCAAGGTCGTGGTTGTCGCCACCACTGGGCGGAGCGTTGTGCTCCGCGACGACGGGCTGCCCGGTGACGACACCGCCCTCGTTCATCTGCCAGAAGGATACATCAGGGCCGCCGGTGGCACGAACGTCTTCTGATCTGGTGTGCTGATTTTGGCGGTTCCCGGATCAGTTACCTGACCTGAGTTGGGCGGAGCCTGACCCAAGGTCGGGTCGTGCAACCCCCTGGCCTTAGGTGGTTCCCTTGTAAAGGGCTATGAGCTGCTCCAGGCTCAGCGACTCGGCCCGGTCGGTGGGCTGCACGCCCGCCGGCCACGCCCGCTCACGACCCAGCACCGCACCCAGCTGCTTCCGCCGCTTCTCGAACAGGGCCTGCACGAAGGTGCCCAGCCCCCGCGCGTCGTCGATCAGCGGGCGCTCTCGCCGCACCAGTGACACCATCGCGCTCGTGACATCCGGACGCGGCCAGAAGCACTCGGGCGGCAGCTTCGCCACCGTCTCCACGTGAGCGGTCACCTGGGCGATGATGCTGAGCGTGCCGTAGTCCTTGCTGCCGGGTTTGGCCGCGAGCCGATCGGCGACCTCGCGCTGGATGGTGACGAACAGGCCGCGGCAGTTGGGGTGATCGGTGAGCAGCACGCTCATCACGGGCGTCGCCGCGCCGTAGGGGAGGTTCGACACGAGCGTGAACGTGCCGGGGCCAAGCGCCTCGACGATGGCCGGCGCGAGCGTGCGCTTGTCGGCGAGGCAGTCGCCCTCGACCAACGTGAAGCCCGCGGCGTCCTTGAAGTGCTCCCGCAGGTGCGCGGCAAGCCCCCGATCGATCTCAGCCGCCACCACCCGGCAGCCCCGCGCGACCAGCTCCTCGGTGAGCGCCCCCGTCCCGGGGCCAACCTCCAGCACCGCATCCCCCGCCTTCACCCCCGCGGCGTCCACCAGCTTGCGAATGAGGTTGTGGTCCAGCAGGAAGTTCTGCCCGAACATCTTCTGCGGCGACAGCCCGCGCGTTTCGAGGATGCGCTTGATGTCGGCAAGGGTCTGCACGCCGACAGGGTACGGGTGAAGTCGCGACCACGTATCCTGCACCGATGTCGAACGGGCGGATCTACCTCCTTGCCCTGCTGGTCTGGGCCGCTACCGGCGCGGCTTTCGCCATCCAGGAGAAGCGCTCCGTCGGCGAGTTCGCCGTCGCCATGATGGTGAACCTGGTAGCGCTGACCCCGATGCTGCTGCTGGGCGGTGCTGTGCTTGGCGTCAAGGGCAGCCGCCCCGCCCTCGTCGCTACAACCCTGAGCGGTTGGATCGGCGGCACTACAGCCCTCGCCCTTGCCTCGCAGGGCGTCATCCCTGGTGTTGAGCTGGGCGGCTTCTACTGGATGACCGGTCTGCTTGCGATCTGGGTCATGGCCATGCTCGCCGGCGGCCTGGGCCTCCTCGTCGGCAGCCACATCGAGCCCAAGCCGCCCCCGTCCCACCTCTGCCTCAAGTGCGGCTACGACCGGCGCGGCCTTGCGAGCGACGCGAAGTGCCCGGAGTGCGGCGCCTGACGCACCGCAGCCCACCCAAACAACCGGCGCTCTTTGTCCAGTAGACTTCGTGGCATGGACCAGGCGCAGGTCGAGACATTGCTCCAGGTCGTCAGCGAGGCCCGGTCGCTCCCGCCGGCTGACTGGAAGTCGTTCGTGGCCTCGCGGTGCGGCAAGCAGCCGTCGGTGGTTGACGCCGCGCTGCGGCTGCTCGCGGGCGAACCGCCGGGTGAGTCGGTCAGCGTGTCCAGGCCGCTGCCCGAGCGT
The sequence above is drawn from the Phycisphaerales bacterium genome and encodes:
- a CDS encoding type I phosphomannose isomerase catalytic subunit, which gives rise to MSHAAPYPLLFEPVLMPKVWGGDRLARFGKQVKAGEKIGESWEVADLAATSASGAGGGSVRSVIRNGPLAGKTLHDVVALWGEQLLGPARLMDGSFPLLVKFLDARENLSVQVHPSPAYAAKHAGAKLKTECWYILDAEPGSVIYKGVKPGVTREAFASHIRDGSVVDDLVSVPAVVGECHNLPSGTVHALGAGVLVAEVQTPSDTTFRVFDWGRTGRELHIEQSLACIDFGPAPTPVQMNAGEVLRTEFFEVWQPQGGTPARLGDARCTVLMVLRGTGRLALPGGGQPQSVNAGDTLLIPAAVAGGCEFHPAADASVLFARI
- a CDS encoding 3-hydroxyacyl-ACP dehydratase FabZ family protein — encoded protein: MSLTRPAESDSGEQTSAPSKLLFDVSAIDLSAVHATREQIEQWIPHRGVMTMLDEVIWCNEDKTQGVARRRIKHDEFWVPGHFPGKPMFPGVLMIETAAQLGCYLFITRKPTPTLVAFLRIENAAFRSPVVPGDELIVLAREVKAQRKRFISDVQGIVGDRVCFDARISGLSTEQRAY
- a CDS encoding phosphotransferase; protein product: MNEGGVVTGQPVVAEHNAPPSGGDNHDLAIALDPVLHKQCNGRLGPIEWFSAPWQRGGAATGFSTWRLEDGTTIGVLVKLPVGPLEYRWTTALGRVGEGEWNEARALCLPTPRVVASGTQLNGYDLGWIIVERLHGPTLTTNFTEQAVVDLLAAAADFQKCAMACENLGPRPPTPTWHVTIEHARAAAKVGHLADAQKWNDVLKKVQKCLPTLIAKWEGRNVNAWCHGDLHPGNALRRRLPDGLGPEGRNGCVLVDLALVHPGHWVEDALYLERQYWGHTELLHGVKPLSCLAKFRRERGLPTDESYGDLAVVRRVLMAACAPALVDREGNPKYLHAALEVIERFLPQASR
- the rsmA gene encoding 16S rRNA (adenine(1518)-N(6)/adenine(1519)-N(6))-dimethyltransferase RsmA — encoded protein: MQTLADIKRILETRGLSPQKMFGQNFLLDHNLIRKLVDAAGVKAGDAVLEVGPGTGALTEELVARGCRVVAAEIDRGLAAHLREHFKDAAGFTLVEGDCLADKRTLAPAIVEALGPGTFTLVSNLPYGAATPVMSVLLTDHPNCRGLFVTIQREVADRLAAKPGSKDYGTLSIIAQVTAHVETVAKLPPECFWPRPDVTSAMVSLVRRERPLIDDARGLGTFVQALFEKRRKQLGAVLGRERAWPAGVQPTDRAESLSLEQLIALYKGTT